A genome region from Sphingobacteriaceae bacterium GW460-11-11-14-LB5 includes the following:
- a CDS encoding Error-prone repair protein ImuA — protein MDAKRELFQKLQQDILLWQGFKPVASGKAERIGLGDIEDAFPGGVFPKKAIHEFITVVPEHSAASDGFIAGLLAVLMENGAACVWASTSRRLFPASLGLFNVEPERIIFMDVKTEKDVLWITEEALKCEGLAAVVAEVNNLSLIESRRLQLAVESSGVTGFILRKDENKTASTVATARWRISPLPSQTEDGMPGLGFPRWQVELLKVRNGNPGNFVLEWAGEKFEEVKKVKKQSVWSEMEGRQIG, from the coding sequence ATGGATGCAAAAAGGGAATTGTTTCAAAAATTGCAGCAGGACATCCTGTTGTGGCAGGGCTTTAAGCCCGTAGCCTCGGGCAAGGCTGAGCGCATCGGCCTTGGAGATATCGAAGATGCGTTCCCAGGTGGGGTATTCCCCAAAAAGGCAATCCATGAGTTCATTACCGTAGTTCCCGAGCATTCGGCGGCTAGCGATGGTTTTATCGCAGGTCTACTGGCCGTGCTTATGGAAAATGGTGCGGCATGCGTATGGGCTAGTACATCGCGACGATTGTTCCCGGCATCACTTGGCCTTTTTAATGTCGAGCCAGAACGCATTATTTTTATGGATGTAAAGACCGAAAAAGATGTGCTATGGATTACTGAGGAAGCGCTAAAGTGCGAGGGGCTTGCGGCCGTAGTGGCCGAGGTTAATAACCTTTCGCTTATCGAATCGCGCAGGCTACAGCTTGCCGTAGAATCAAGTGGCGTTACAGGTTTTATCCTTCGAAAAGATGAAAATAAAACCGCAAGTACAGTGGCCACGGCTAGGTGGAGGATCAGTCCTCTGCCATCTCAGACCGAGGACGGTATGCCGGGTTTGGGTTTCCCCCGCTGGCAGGTCGAGCTGCTGAAGGTGCGCAACGGTAATCCTGGAAACTTCGTGCTGGAATGGGCCGGAGAAAAATTCGAGGAAGTTAAGAAAGTCAAAAAACAGAGTGTTTGGTCTGAAATGGAGGGCAGGCAGATTGGATAG
- a CDS encoding nucleotidyltransferase has product MQRRFVSIWFRQLLADWQLIRRPELSSVPFVFAAPDRGRMMITAVSELAHGFGVEVGMRAADAKAICPGLEVLDDKPERPRKLLKGLGEWCVRYSPIVAIDEFAMDGLLLEATGCSHLWGGERGYLKEIVSRLKSKGYTVRIAIADTPGTAWAISHYGKVTPLIPVGGHVDALLNLVPDALRLEESVLTKLRKLGFYQIKSFIGMPRSVLRRRFGEDFLLRLGQAIGTEIEMLAPLQVPVPFSERLACLEPIKTRNGIEIAINKLLENLCKRMQAEGKGLRFGVLTCYRIDGKVVQVDIGTSGASHSVSHLFKLFQLKIDQIRPALGIELFVLDAPKVDDVEVPQEEMWTSKPGLDDQSVIKLLDRVAGKVGFQVIHRYLPAKRYWPERAILKAVSVTEKPNGPWRLDKPRPTELLKIPVAIEVMAIIPDHPPKFFIYKGVRHIVAKADGPERIEREWWLDQGEHRDYYQVEDEQGGRYWLFRSGHYGGENKYKWFIHGFFA; this is encoded by the coding sequence ATGCAAAGGCGTTTTGTTTCCATATGGTTCCGCCAGCTGCTGGCTGACTGGCAGCTTATCCGCAGGCCCGAGCTTTCCAGTGTGCCCTTTGTTTTTGCGGCGCCCGACCGTGGCCGAATGATGATCACCGCCGTGAGCGAGCTGGCACATGGATTTGGCGTGGAGGTCGGAATGCGTGCGGCAGATGCAAAGGCCATTTGCCCCGGACTTGAGGTGCTGGATGATAAACCTGAAAGGCCCAGAAAACTGCTGAAAGGACTTGGCGAGTGGTGCGTGCGTTATTCGCCAATAGTTGCCATCGATGAATTTGCGATGGATGGGCTACTGCTCGAGGCAACGGGATGTAGCCATCTTTGGGGCGGTGAACGTGGATATCTAAAGGAAATCGTTTCGAGGCTAAAAAGCAAGGGCTATACCGTTCGCATAGCAATAGCCGATACGCCCGGGACTGCCTGGGCAATATCGCATTATGGAAAAGTGACCCCATTGATTCCCGTGGGCGGACATGTGGATGCCCTGCTTAATCTTGTGCCTGACGCACTGCGACTTGAGGAATCGGTGCTGACAAAGCTTCGAAAACTTGGATTCTATCAGATTAAGAGTTTTATCGGGATGCCCAGGTCGGTTTTGCGCAGGAGGTTTGGTGAGGATTTTCTGCTGCGGTTGGGCCAGGCAATTGGCACAGAAATCGAAATGCTTGCTCCCCTCCAGGTGCCGGTGCCGTTCAGCGAAAGGCTGGCCTGTCTAGAACCCATCAAAACAAGAAACGGAATTGAAATTGCCATCAATAAATTACTGGAAAACTTGTGCAAGAGGATGCAGGCCGAGGGAAAAGGACTGCGCTTCGGTGTGCTTACTTGCTACCGGATCGACGGCAAAGTGGTACAGGTGGATATCGGTACAAGCGGAGCATCACATAGCGTTAGCCACCTATTCAAGCTTTTTCAGCTTAAGATCGATCAGATCAGGCCCGCCCTTGGCATTGAGCTGTTTGTGCTGGATGCGCCTAAAGTGGATGATGTGGAGGTTCCACAGGAAGAAATGTGGACATCAAAACCGGGCCTGGATGACCAGAGTGTTATCAAACTGCTTGACCGGGTGGCTGGAAAGGTCGGTTTTCAGGTGATACATCGCTATCTGCCTGCCAAAAGGTATTGGCCGGAAAGGGCGATACTCAAAGCGGTTTCGGTAACCGAAAAACCGAATGGGCCTTGGCGGTTGGATAAACCAAGGCCTACCGAACTGCTTAAAATCCCTGTTGCGATAGAGGTAATGGCAATCATCCCAGATCATCCCCCTAAGTTTTTTATCTATAAGGGAGTTCGCCATATCGTTGCAAAAGCCGATGGACCGGAGCGCATTGAGCGGGAATGGTGGTTAGATCAAGGCGAGCATAGGGATTATTACCAGGTAGAGGATGAGCAGGGCGGCCGGTACTGGCTGTTCCGTTCGGGCCACTATGGCGGGGAAAATAAATACAAATGGTTTATCCATGGATTTTTTGCATAA
- a CDS encoding 2-amino-3-ketobutyrate CoA ligase, with product MDINFEKASFKDFENIEGMDAYQRARYFAEYLEYLKSRGHLNYRMETMSGCGPEVELDIAGYGGKKKYVSLVSNDYLGFTQHDLVKKAAIDGIKKFGTGAGASPAIGGHFSFHEMLEQKIAAFFGREAAITYTTGYTANSASLLCLLKKEDMAILDMAVHASVYEGCMNTNIKMFLHNNMDALERALRESRDTHRTRIVVVDGVYSQDGDLAPLDKILELTHFYGAYLMVDDAHGIGVLGRTGRGLIQDYDLLDKVDIISGTFSKTFGHVGGYVVASAELIQFLKYQSRQHLFSVTASPASMAILKAIDLIDEEPEWQDMLWENITYFQDGLKGLGLDIGTTASGIVPVKIRDIPKTLEVGRLLLRAGVYANPIMYPAVAKKDSRIRMSLMATHTRPQLDKVLNAFSDIAKKLQLGSQYQ from the coding sequence ATGGATATAAATTTTGAAAAAGCAAGTTTTAAGGACTTCGAAAACATCGAGGGAATGGATGCCTACCAGCGTGCGAGATACTTTGCAGAGTACCTGGAGTATCTCAAAAGCAGGGGTCATTTGAATTACCGTATGGAGACAATGAGCGGCTGCGGCCCTGAGGTAGAATTGGATATTGCGGGCTATGGCGGAAAGAAAAAATACGTCAGCCTGGTGTCCAATGATTACCTCGGATTTACCCAGCATGATCTGGTCAAAAAAGCGGCAATCGACGGCATCAAAAAGTTCGGGACGGGCGCTGGTGCCTCCCCTGCCATTGGCGGCCATTTTTCTTTTCACGAGATGCTAGAGCAAAAAATCGCAGCATTCTTTGGAAGGGAGGCGGCCATTACCTACACAACAGGGTACACGGCAAATAGCGCGAGCCTACTTTGCCTGCTTAAGAAAGAGGATATGGCAATCCTTGATATGGCCGTCCACGCCAGCGTTTATGAAGGCTGCATGAATACCAATATCAAGATGTTCCTGCACAATAACATGGATGCCTTGGAGCGGGCGTTGCGGGAAAGTAGGGATACCCATAGAACAAGGATCGTGGTGGTAGATGGGGTGTATTCGCAGGATGGCGACCTTGCCCCGCTTGATAAAATCTTGGAGCTTACCCATTTCTACGGCGCATATCTTATGGTAGATGATGCGCACGGCATAGGAGTGCTGGGACGAACCGGACGAGGGCTGATCCAGGATTATGATCTGCTGGATAAGGTGGATATCATCTCGGGGACATTTAGTAAAACGTTCGGGCATGTGGGCGGATATGTGGTGGCAAGTGCAGAGCTTATCCAGTTTCTGAAATACCAGTCGCGCCAGCACCTGTTCTCGGTTACCGCATCCCCTGCTTCAATGGCCATACTTAAGGCAATTGATCTTATCGATGAAGAGCCCGAGTGGCAGGATATGCTATGGGAAAATATCACCTATTTTCAGGATGGGCTAAAGGGATTGGGCCTGGATATCGGCACAACGGCATCTGGCATTGTGCCGGTCAAGATCAGGGACATTCCTAAAACTTTAGAGGTAGGCAGATTGCTGCTTAGAGCAGGTGTTTATGCAAATCCTATCATGTACCCTGCGGTAGCAAAAAAGGATTCCAGGATCAGGATGAGTTTAATGGCTACCCATACCAGGCCCCAGCTGGATAAGGTGCTCAATGCGTTCAGCGACATTGCAAAGAAGCTTCAACTGGGAAGTCAATACCAATAA